A region of the Candidatus Korarchaeota archaeon NZ13-K genome:
ACAGGTGATAAGGGATTATCACAATCATAGGCTCAACTTCTACGTTAGACCGGCCGATCTGGTCTAGGAAAGATCTCTTGAAGCTGATATCTCCTCCTCAGGAAATCCCTGAGCGGAGTAGGGTCATCCAGCTTGAAGAGGTGCGTTAAGTGTCCCCTGGCATCTGAACAGCCGAATCCCGGAATTATAGGATCCCCAAACATCATCAACACACAGAAGAGCTCCTCCTCGCTAACATTAGGTAGCGCCAGGACCTCCTCAACCTTCACTATCTCGCTCTCGGTCAGGTAATCCACGTGCCACCTCAGGCGCTTCCCCCTCCTGAGGTGCCTGGAGACCCTGGCCATGAGCCCACCGGGTCCGTAGGCCGAGCCGACGTAAACGAGCGTCCCCTCCGGTACCTCGAAGTCCCCCAGGCTCCCTATCTTCAGGGAGCCTCCCTTCGACCTCATGATAAGGGCATAGGATCCCTTGACGCAGCTCAACGGATCAGCTCCTCCAGGCTCCTCAGCAGGTACCTGGGGCGCGGAACCAATCCCCTGGGGTCGCTCGAGGGATCCCTCATGAGGAGGGCCGAGTCCATTCCGGCCCTCATGGCGCCTAGGACATCTGTCTCCGGGACGTCCCCTATCACGAGAGGCCTCCTGGCGCCCAGGTTGGAGGAGACCCGAAGGAACATGAGGGGGTTCGGCTTCCCCACGACGACATCGGGCCTCCTACCGCAGGCCGCCGATATGGCCGCCACTATGGCCCCGGCCCCTGGCGTGAAGCCCGATGGGGTGGGGAGGAGCCTGTCCTCGTTGGTGGCCAGGAAAAGGGAACCCGAGATTATGTTCCTGACGGCAGCGCTCAGCTTCCCATAATC
Encoded here:
- a CDS encoding GIY-YIG nuclease family protein, which produces MSCVKGSYALIMRSKGGSLKIGSLGDFEVPEGTLVYVGSAYGPGGLMARVSRHLRRGKRLRWHVDYLTESEIVKVEEVLALPNVSEEELFCVLMMFGDPIIPGFGCSDARGHLTHLFKLDDPTPLRDFLRRRYQLQEIFPRPDRPV
- a CDS encoding HAD-IIA family hydrolase gives rise to the protein MPGPNLSEYDLLILDIDGVIWLDGKPIESSVRAVNALRGIIDIAFVTNNSTRHRRDLAAKLRSIGIPWVSEGDVFTSASVLASISSELGLRRCYVIGESGLLRELEEAGIEISEEGDVCVGLDRSFDYGKLSAAVRNIISGSLFLATNEDRLLPTPSGFTPGAGAIVAAISAACGRRPDVVVGKPNPLMFLRVSSNLGARRPLVIGDVPETDVLGAMRAGMDSALLMRDPSSDPRGLVPRPRYLLRSLEELIR